Proteins from a genomic interval of Arvicola amphibius chromosome 10, mArvAmp1.2, whole genome shotgun sequence:
- the LOC119824273 gene encoding zinc finger protein 239-like yields the protein MKYEEGSNRSPCLTRLKKISSREEAYKCKDCGKSFCHHAKHQAYQRIHAAEKPYRCQECGKSFTQNSTLQVHYRIHTGEKPYRCQECGKSFTQNSTLQVHYRIHTGEKPYRCQECGKSFSRDSHLQGHYRIHTGEKPYKCQECGKSFTQNSTLQVHYRIHTGEKPYKCQECGKSFSRDSHLQGHYRIHTGEKPYRCQECGKSFTQNSTLQVHYRIHTGEKPYRCQECGKSFTQDSSLQVHYRIHTGEKPYRCLECGKSFTQGSNLHIHHRLHTGEKPYRCKECGKSFTRNAALRKHHKIHLMDTFHNVY from the coding sequence ATGAAATATGAGGAGGGCTCCAACAGATCTCCATGCCTCACTAGGCTTAAGAAAATTAGTTCCAGAGAGGAGGCATATAAATGTAAAGATTGTGGCAAGTCATTTTGCCATCATGCAAAACATCAAGCTTACCAGAGAATCCATGCTGCTGAGAAACCTTACAGATGTCAGgaatgtggcaagtcctttacccAGAATTCAACTCTTCAGGTGCATTACAGAattcatactggtgagaaaccttacagatgtcaggaatgtggcaagtcctttacccAGAATTCAACTCTTCAGGTGCATTACAGAattcatactggtgagaaaccttacagatgtcaggaatgtggcaagtcctttaGCCGAGATTCACATCTTCAGGGGCATTACAGAattcatactggtgagaaaccttacaaatgtcaggaatgtggcaagtcctttacccAGAATTCAACTCTTCAGGTGCATTACAGAattcatactggtgagaaaccttacaaatgtcaggaatgtggcaagtcctttaGCCGAGATTCACATCTTCAGGGGCATTACAGAattcatactggtgagaaaccttacagatgtcaggaatgtggcaagtcctttacccAGAATTCAACTCTTCAGGTGCATTACAGAattcatactggtgagaaaccttacagatgtcaggaatgtggcaagtcctttacccAGGATTCAAGTCTTCAGGTGCATTACAGAattcatactggtgagaaaccttacagATGTCTGGAGTGCGGCAAGTCCTTTACCCAGGGCTCAAATCTTCACATTCACCACAGACTCCATACTGGTGAAAAACCTTACAGATGTAAAgaatgtggcaagtcctttacAAGAAACGCAGCTCTTAGAAAGCAtcacaaaattcatttaatgGATACATTTCATAATGTTTATTAG